A stretch of the Apteryx mantelli isolate bAptMan1 chromosome 3, bAptMan1.hap1, whole genome shotgun sequence genome encodes the following:
- the HLX gene encoding H2.0-like homeobox protein: protein MYTAGLAPFYASNFSLWSAAYCSAAAPGAGGCFPLEHGVAKKPSFCIADILHAGGEAAGGPAESLPGGPGAGLPPALGAVHHAGPFHAAASPLRPTPVVAPDAPAAAFPPRLSPLSAAYHPHHRPPQHRSPAAAAGGGAPPPARGPGSHTHGSAPAPSSKDLKFGIDRILSAEFDPKVKEGNTLRDLTSLLTTSRQTGVHLPNLQPSASQFFASLDPINEASTILGPLNTNPRSSVQHQFQDTFPGPYAVLTKDTLPQTYKRKRSWSRAVFSNLQRKGLEKRFEIQKYVTKPDRKQLAAMLGLTDAQVKVWFQNRRMKWRHSKEAQAQKDKDKEPAAERAGAPPAAPGEPERSPSRSEGDSDSSDADSLDMAPSDTERTEGTEQRQPQGGVIKSSGSPGLPSPPPPAASPEPPPAPRSGL, encoded by the exons ATGTACACCGCCGGGCTGGCCCCCTTCTACGCCTCCAACTTCAGCCTCTGGTCAGCGGCGTactgctcggcggcggcgccgggcgccggcggctgcTTCCCGCTGGAGCACGGCGTGGCCAAGAAGCCGTCCTTCTGCATCGCCGACATCCTGCAcgccggcggcgaggcggcgggcggccccgccgagagcctgcccggcggccccggggccgggctgccgccggCGCTGGGCGCCGTCCACCACGCCGGCCCCTTCcacgccgccgcctcgccgctgcgGCCCACGCCCGTGGTGGCCCCCgacgcccccgccgccgccttcccgccgcgcctctcgccgctctcggCCGCCTACCACCCCCACCACCGCCCCCCGCAGCACcgctcccccgcggcggcggccggcggcggcgcgccgccccccgcccgcggcccggGCAGCCACACGCACGGCTCGGCGCCGGCGCCCTCCAGCAAGGACCTGAAATTCGGGATCGACCGCATTTTGTCGGCGGAGTTTGACCCCAAAGTCAAGGAAGGCAACACGCTGAGAG ATCTGACCTCCTTATTAACTACCAGCCGCCAAACTGGGGTTCATCTCCCCAACTTGCAGCCTTCCGCCAGCCAGTTCTTCGCGTCTCTAGACCCCATTAACGAGGCCTCTACTATTCTGGGTCCCTTAAACACAAACCCAAGGAGCTCAGTTCAGCACCAGTTTCAAGACACTTTTCCAG GTCCGTATGCAGTTTTAACTAAGGACACGCTGCCTCAGACGTACAAGAGGAAGCGCTCCTGGTCCAGGGCTGTTTTTTCCAATCTGCAAAGGAAAGGTTTAGAAAAGCGGTTCGAAATCCAGAAATACGTTACCAAACCGGACAGAAAGCAACTCGCGGCAATGCTGGGGCTGACAGATGCTCAA GTGAAGGTGTGGTTCCAGAACCGGCGCATGAAGTGGCGGCACTCCAAGGAGGCGCAGGCCCAGAAGGACAAGGACAAGGAGCCGGCAGCCGAGCGAGccggcgcgccgcccgccgccccgggagaGCCCGAGCGCAGCCCCAGCCGCTCGGAGGGCGACAGCGACAGCAGCGACGCGGACTCCCTCGACATGGCCCCCAGTGACACGGAAAGGACTGAGGGCACCGAGCAGAGACAGCCCCAAGGCGGTGTCATCAAGTCCTCCGGCAGCCCCGGCCTCCCCTCcccaccgccgcccgccgccagccccgagccgccgcccgccccgcggagcGGCCTATag